A single Lolium perenne isolate Kyuss_39 chromosome 6, Kyuss_2.0, whole genome shotgun sequence DNA region contains:
- the LOC127306696 gene encoding probable methyltransferase PMT15 translates to MGVRSATKLHISPAHSAARRSLFLPLAAVALLCSASYLLGAWQHGGGLPFSSPSPRSVSIATDITCTTTLTPSTPSLDFSAHHAAAADPAASKAASSASSAAPRRYPACPVEYSEYTPCEDVKRSLRYPRDRLVYRERHCPSPRERLRCLVPAPAGYRNPFPWPASRDVAWFANVPHKELTVEKAVQNWIRVDGDKLRFPGGGTMFPHGADAYIDDIGKLIPLHDGSIRTALDTGCGVASWGAYLLSRDILAMSFAPRDSHEAQVQFALERGVPAMIGVLASNRLTYPARAFDMAHCSRCLIPWHLYDGLYLMEVDRVLRPGGYWILSGPPINWKKYWKGWERSKEDLNAEQEAIEAVARSLCWTKIKEAGDIAVWQKPANHVGCKASRKKAAAKSPPFCSRKNADAAWYDKMEACVTPLPEVSGRSEVAGGAVQKWPQRLTAVPPRISVGSLKGVTAKAFLQDTELWKKRVRHYRAVINQFEQKGRYRNVLDMNARLGGFAAALAMANYPLWVMNMAPTVGNSSAALGVIYERGLIGSYQDWCEGTSTYPRTYDLIHADSVFTLYKNRCEMDIILLEMDRILRPEGTVIIRDDVDMLVKIKSVADGMRWDSQIVDHEDGPLVREKVLLVAKTYWTAKDRDQ, encoded by the exons ATGGGGGTCCGCTCGGCCACCAAGCTGCACATATCCCCGGCCCACTCCGCCGCCCGGCGCTCCCTCTTCCTGCCCCTCGCCGCCGTCGCCCTCCTCTGCTCCGCCTCCTACCTCCTGGGCGCCTGGCAACACGGCGGCGGCCTCCCCTTCTCCTCCCCCAGCCCCCGCTCCGTCTCCATCGCCACCGAcatcacctgcaccaccaccctcaCACCCTCCACCCCGTCCCTCGACTTCTCCGCGCACCACGCGGCGGCGGCCGACCCCGCCGCGTCCAAGGCCGCCTCGTCCGCGTCCTCCGCCGCGCCGCGGAGGTACCCGGCCTGCCCCGTCGAGTACTCCGAGTACACGCCGTGCGAGGACGTGAAGCGGTCCCTGCGGTACCCGCGGGACCGGCTGGTGTACCGGGAGCGCCACTGCCCCTCGCCGCGCGAGCGGCTGCGCTGCCTCGTGCCCGCGCCCGCCGGGTACCGCAACCCGTTCCCGTGGCCCGCCAGCCGCGACGTCGCCTGGTTCGCCAACGTGCCGCACAAGGAGCTCACCGTCGAGAAGGCGGTGCAGAACTGGATCCGCGTCGACGGGGACAAGCTCCGCTTCCCCGGCGGCGGGACCATGTTCCCCCACGGCGCCGACGCATACATCGACGACATTGGCAAGCTCATCCCGCTCCACGACGGCTCCATCCGCACCGCGCTCGACACCGGCTGCGGG GTGGCGAGCTGGGGCGCGTACCTGCTGTCCCGCGACATCCTGGCCATGTCCTTCGCTCCGCGGGACTCACACGAGGCGCAGGTGCAGTTCGCGCTGGAGCGCGGCGTGCCCGCCATGATCGGTGTCCTCGCCTCCAACCGCCTGACCTACCCGGCGCGCGCCTTCGACATGGCGCACTGCTCCCGCTGCCTCATCCCCTGGCACCTCTACG ATGGGCTGTACCTGATGGAGGTCGACCGCGTCCTGCGCCCCGGAGGGTACTGGATCCTCTCCGGGCCGCCGATCAACTGGAAGAAGTACTGGAAAGGGTGGGAGAGAAGCAAGGAGGACCTCAACGCCGAGCAGGAGGCCATCGAGGCCGTCGCCCGGAGCCTCTGCTGGACCAAGATCAAGGAGGCCGGCGATATCGCCGTCTGGCAGAAACCTGCCAACCACGTCGGCTGCAAGGCCTCCCGGAAGAAGGCCGCCGCCAAGTCCCCGCCTTTCTGCTCCCGTAAAAATGCCGACGCAGCATG GTACGACAAGATGGAGGCCTGCGTGACGCCGCTCCCGGAGGTCTCAGGCAGGAGCGAGGTCGCCGGTGGCGCGGTGCAGAAGTGGCCGCAGAGGCTCACCGCCGTGCCGCCCAGGATCTCCGTGGGAAGCCTCAAGGGCGTCACAGCCAAGGCGTTCCTGCAGGACACCGAGCTGTGGAAGAAGCGGGTTCGCCACTACAGGGCGGTGATCAACCAGTTCGAGCAGAAAGGACGGTACCGTAACGTGCTCGACATGAACGCGCGCCTCGGCGGCTTCGCGGCAGCGCTGGCGATGGCGAATTACCCTCTGTGGGTCATGAACATGGCCCCGACGGTGGGGAACTCCAGCGCAGCGCTTGGCGTGATCTACGAGCGCGGCCTCATCGGAAGCTACCAGGACTG GTGCGAGGGCACCTCCACTTACCCGCGGACCTACGATCTCATCCACGCCGACTCCGTCTTCACGCTGTACAAGAACAG GTGTGAGATGGACATCATCCTCTTGGAGATGGACAGGATCCTGAGGCCCGAGGGCACGGTGATCATCAGAGACGATGTGGACATGCTCGTCAAGATCAAGAGCGTTGCCGACGGGATGAGGTGGGACAGCCAAATCGTCGACCACGAAGACGGCCCGCTTGTCAGGGAGAAGGTCCTCCTGGTTGCGAAGACATATTGGACTGCCAAGGACCGAGATCAATAG